One segment of Gammaproteobacteria bacterium DNA contains the following:
- the carB gene encoding carbamoyl-phosphate synthase large subunit — MPKRSDIQSVLIIGAGPIVIGQACEFDYSGAQACKALRTEGYRVVLVNSNPATIMTDPEMADAVYIEPLYWRTLARIIEKERPDALLPTMGGQTALNCALDLAREGVLEKFGVEMIGASREAIDMAEDRDLFRRAMQDIGLAVPRAGLAHNLEEALAVQAEIGYPTVIRPSFTLGGSGGGIAYNRDEFVEICELGLDLSPTNELLIEESVLGWKEFEMEVVRDKHDNCIIVCSIENLDPMGVHTGDSITVAPAQTLTDKEYQRMRDASIAVLRKVGVETGGSNVQFAVHPGDGRLLVIEMNPRVSRSSALASKATGFPIAKVAAKLAIGYTLDELRNEITGGATPASFEPTIDYVVTKIPRFTFEKFPQAEPRLTTQMKSVGEVMAIGRCFQESLQKALRGLETGSDGLNEKIEDFTATGVMDMLRHELRAAGPERLWYVADAFRAGLAPEEIFNLSRIDPWFLAQVEDLVREEQHVREAGLQALDAGRLRALKRKGFADSRLAALVGVKEQEIRALRRKHGIRPVYKRVDSCAAEFASDTAYLYSTYEEECEAQPSARDKIMVLGGGPNRIGQGIEFDYCCVHAALALREDGFETIMVNCNPETVSTDYDTSDRLYFEPLTFEDVMEIIELEKPKGVIVQFGGQTPLKLARALEAAGAPIIGTSPDSIDLAEDRERFSKLVEKLGLRQPPARSARNEQEAVQRAREVGYPLMVRPSYVLGGRAMQEVFSEEDLVGYIRSAVKVSNDSPVLMDRFLEDAIEVDIDALADGKEVLVAGIMEHIEQAGIHSGDSGCSLPPNTLSAAMQAEIRVTVIKLANALKVVGLMNAQCAIQNGKLYILEVNPRASRTVPFVSKAVGVPLAKVAARCMAGRSLAQQNVRAIPVPGYFSVKQPVFPFIKFRGVDPILGPEMKSTGEVMGTGRGFGEAYAKAQFASGTIIPSGGKALLSVRDADKRAVVGLAKALIERGFKLVATHGTAATLTAAGVACERINKVREGRPHVVDLIKNEDVSLIVNTTEGKQAILESYSIRREAVAHKITYYTTIAAAKATVIALDYLESADVNKLQDLHRELA, encoded by the coding sequence ATGCCCAAGCGCAGCGATATCCAGAGCGTCCTGATCATCGGCGCCGGACCGATTGTCATCGGCCAGGCCTGCGAATTCGATTATTCCGGCGCGCAGGCGTGCAAGGCGCTGCGCACCGAAGGTTACCGCGTGGTGCTGGTGAATTCCAATCCCGCGACCATCATGACCGATCCGGAAATGGCGGACGCGGTGTACATCGAGCCGCTCTATTGGCGCACGCTTGCACGCATCATCGAGAAGGAACGTCCGGACGCGCTGCTGCCCACCATGGGCGGCCAGACCGCGCTCAACTGCGCGCTGGACTTGGCGCGCGAAGGCGTGCTGGAAAAATTCGGCGTGGAGATGATCGGCGCTTCGCGCGAAGCCATAGACATGGCGGAGGACCGCGACCTGTTCCGCCGCGCCATGCAGGACATCGGGCTCGCGGTGCCGCGCGCCGGTCTGGCGCACAACCTCGAAGAAGCGCTGGCGGTACAGGCCGAGATCGGCTATCCCACGGTGATCCGCCCCTCGTTCACGCTCGGCGGTTCGGGCGGCGGTATCGCCTACAACCGCGACGAGTTCGTGGAAATCTGTGAACTCGGACTGGACCTGTCGCCCACCAACGAGCTGCTGATCGAGGAATCGGTGCTCGGCTGGAAGGAATTCGAGATGGAGGTGGTGCGCGACAAGCACGACAACTGCATCATCGTGTGTTCCATCGAGAACCTCGATCCCATGGGCGTGCACACCGGCGATTCCATCACCGTGGCGCCCGCGCAGACGCTCACCGACAAGGAATACCAGCGCATGCGCGATGCCTCCATCGCGGTGCTGCGCAAGGTGGGCGTGGAGACCGGCGGTTCCAACGTGCAGTTTGCGGTCCATCCCGGGGACGGCCGGTTGCTGGTGATCGAAATGAATCCGCGCGTGTCGCGTTCCTCGGCGCTGGCCTCCAAGGCCACCGGTTTCCCCATCGCCAAGGTGGCGGCGAAACTCGCCATCGGCTATACGCTCGACGAACTGCGCAACGAGATTACCGGCGGCGCCACGCCGGCTTCCTTCGAGCCGACCATTGATTACGTGGTCACCAAGATCCCGCGCTTCACGTTCGAGAAGTTTCCCCAAGCCGAGCCGCGCCTCACCACGCAGATGAAATCCGTGGGCGAGGTCATGGCCATCGGTCGGTGTTTCCAGGAATCGCTGCAAAAGGCACTGCGCGGCCTGGAAACCGGCAGCGACGGCCTGAATGAAAAAATTGAAGATTTCACCGCGACCGGCGTCATGGATATGCTGCGCCACGAATTGCGCGCGGCCGGCCCGGAGCGTCTGTGGTACGTGGCCGATGCGTTCCGTGCCGGCCTGGCGCCGGAAGAAATCTTCAATCTGTCGCGCATTGATCCCTGGTTTCTCGCGCAGGTCGAGGACCTGGTGCGGGAGGAACAGCACGTGCGCGAAGCGGGTCTGCAGGCCCTGGATGCCGGGCGCCTGCGCGCGCTGAAGCGCAAGGGTTTTGCCGACAGCCGTCTGGCCGCGCTCGTGGGCGTGAAGGAACAGGAGATCCGCGCGCTGCGGCGCAAGCACGGCATCCGCCCGGTGTACAAGCGCGTGGATTCCTGCGCCGCGGAATTTGCCTCGGACACCGCCTATCTGTATTCGACATACGAAGAGGAATGCGAGGCGCAACCCTCGGCGCGCGACAAGATCATGGTGCTGGGCGGCGGGCCGAACCGCATCGGTCAGGGCATCGAGTTCGACTATTGCTGCGTGCATGCGGCGCTGGCGCTGCGCGAGGACGGATTCGAGACCATCATGGTCAACTGTAATCCCGAGACCGTGTCCACCGACTACGACACCTCGGACCGGTTGTACTTCGAACCGCTGACCTTCGAGGACGTGATGGAGATCATCGAGCTGGAAAAGCCCAAGGGCGTGATCGTGCAGTTCGGCGGTCAGACACCGCTGAAACTTGCGCGTGCGCTTGAGGCCGCGGGTGCGCCGATCATCGGCACCTCGCCCGATTCGATTGATCTCGCCGAAGACCGGGAACGCTTTTCGAAGCTGGTGGAGAAACTGGGTTTGCGCCAGCCACCGGCGCGCAGCGCACGCAACGAGCAGGAAGCCGTGCAGCGGGCGCGCGAAGTGGGCTATCCCCTGATGGTGCGGCCGTCCTACGTGCTCGGCGGACGCGCCATGCAGGAAGTGTTCAGCGAAGAGGATCTGGTGGGCTACATCCGCAGCGCCGTCAAGGTTTCCAACGATTCGCCGGTGCTCATGGACCGTTTCCTGGAAGACGCCATCGAAGTGGATATAGATGCGCTTGCCGACGGCAAGGAGGTGCTGGTCGCGGGCATCATGGAGCACATCGAACAGGCCGGCATCCATTCCGGCGATTCGGGCTGTTCGCTGCCGCCCAACACCCTATCCGCGGCCATGCAGGCCGAAATCCGCGTCACCGTGATCAAGCTCGCCAACGCCCTCAAGGTGGTGGGGCTGATGAACGCGCAGTGTGCCATCCAGAACGGCAAACTATATATATTGGAGGTCAATCCGCGCGCCTCGCGTACCGTGCCGTTCGTATCCAAGGCGGTGGGCGTACCGCTTGCCAAGGTGGCGGCGCGCTGCATGGCGGGCCGCAGTCTCGCGCAGCAGAATGTGCGTGCGATTCCGGTGCCCGGGTATTTCTCGGTCAAGCAGCCGGTGTTCCCGTTCATCAAATTCCGCGGCGTGGATCCGATTCTCGGGCCGGAAATGAAATCCACCGGCGAAGTCATGGGCACGGGCCGTGGTTTCGGTGAAGCCTACGCCAAGGCGCAATTCGCTTCCGGCACCATCATTCCCAGCGGCGGCAAGGCCTTGCTCTCGGTGCGCGACGCCGACAAGCGCGCCGTCGTGGGTTTGGCGAAGGCGCTCATCGAACGCGGATTCAAGCTGGTCGCCACCCACGGCACGGCGGCAACGCTGACGGCGGCGGGCGTGGCTTGCGAGCGCATCAACAAGGTGCGCGAAGGCCGGCCACACGTGGTGGATTTGATCAAGAACGAGGACGTCAGTCTCATCGTCAACACCACCGAGGGCAAACAGGCCATACTTGAGTCCTACTCCATCCGGCGCGAAGCGGTGGCACACAAGATTACCTACTACACGACCATCGCAGCGGCCAAGGCTACGGTGATCGCACTCGATTACCTGGAATCCGCCGACGTGAACAAATTGCAGGACCTGCACCGGGAGCTGGCCTGA